A window of Adhaeribacter arboris genomic DNA:
GCAGCAAGTTCAGCGTGAGATTAAATTCTTTAAGCAGGGTAGACCGTATTGTTTTTAAAGTTCGGGTGGATTTAGTAAAAAATTTATATTCTTTTTGTAAAAATCACCTAATGGGAGTTCCTTCTTTCCTAGGCAAACAAAATCACGTTTAACGGTGGTGATTTTATCGGAGGCAATCAGAAAAGATTTGTGAATACGTATAAAAACCGGAGGTTTAAGTTTGTTCTCTATGGCCTTCAGGGTCATTCGGGTAAGTACCGGCTTGGCCGACGACGTTAAATATATTTTGATATAATCTTTTAATCCTTCTATGTATTCTATATCTGCCACAACAATTTTAACCTGGGTATATTCTACGTTTACAAAGAAATGATCTATTGGCGCCAGTGCCGTTAACTCTTTTTTTTGTTGCAGATGAAATAAATCATTTGCCCGGTTACAAGCCTTAAGAAACCTTTCGAAACTAAATGGTTTTAACAGGTAATCTACCACGTTTAAATCAAACCCTTCTAAGGCATATTTTTCGTATGCGGTTATTACAATCACAAGCGGCGGAGTATCTAAAGATTTCAGCAGTTGGAGCCCGGTTAACCGGGGCATTTGAATATCCAGTAAGATCAGGTCAATCTTTTCTTTTTGCAGTATTTCGACTGCTTCCAAAGCACTTTTACAAACCTGTACCAATTGTAAAAATGCAATTTGCCGGATGTTGTCTTCTAGCAGTTCCCGGATCAGCGGTTCATCATCTACCACAATACAGCGCATCATCTAAACAGCAGGGTTAAAATAATATGGAAGGTGTTGTTCTGATCATTTATAAGTAAAGTATGCTTGTCTTTGTAAAGCAAATTTAAACGCGACTTTACATTACTGATGCCAATGTTCGAATTTTCCTCTTTGTCGGCTGCCGGTGTAGGTTCAAAACTATTGCTTACGGCAAAAGTCATTTTGCCCTCGTTTACGGATAGCCTGATATCAATCCAGGAGGGCTTATTATAACCAATTCCATGTTTAAAGGCATTCTCCACAAAAGGAATAAGCAGCATTGGCTCTATTGTATAAGCATTTTCTTCTTCACTCAAATTAAAGGAGTAATCCATTTTTACCTCCTTGCCAAACCGAAGTTTTTGTAATTGGATATAACTGTTCAGGTATTCTATTTCTTTTTGAAGAGTAGTGTTTTTACCCGGTGCCTCATAAACAGAATAGCGCATTAAGTCGGAAAGCAGAAGGAGCGACTCTTCTAGTTTATCCGATTTTTTTCTGGCAAGAGATACAAGGTTGGTTAGTATATTAAACAAAAAATGCGGATTTATTTGTGACCGGAGAAATTTTAACTCGGTTTCTAGTTGTGTCGTGCGCCTTTCTTTTAGCGCCTCTTCTACCCGGATTTGGTCAATTACTTTTCGGTAAACAATACTGATGATAAAGAAGGCGACAGAAGGCCCAAAAACAAATTTAATTGTGGTATCATTTGCAAGTACTGGCGGAAACCAATTGACTAATAAGTAAAACTTTACTTGAAAAGAACCAACAATAAGTAAGACACTAAGTAAAATATAGAGCCACCAAAAACGCTTGTTGAGAAATACTGGATACAGGAAAAAGGCATTGC
This region includes:
- a CDS encoding LytR/AlgR family response regulator transcription factor, translating into MMRCIVVDDEPLIRELLEDNIRQIAFLQLVQVCKSALEAVEILQKEKIDLILLDIQMPRLTGLQLLKSLDTPPLVIVITAYEKYALEGFDLNVVDYLLKPFSFERFLKACNRANDLFHLQQKKELTALAPIDHFFVNVEYTQVKIVVADIEYIEGLKDYIKIYLTSSAKPVLTRMTLKAIENKLKPPVFIRIHKSFLIASDKITTVKRDFVCLGKKELPLGDFYKKNINFLLNPPEL
- a CDS encoding sensor histidine kinase; this translates as MIKTFTRTASIAVMLHVFIWSLLLLLPFLVSSTEKDYRIGDIPGFFFALGGLIHAVIFYGNAFFLYPVFLNKRFWWLYILLSVLLIVGSFQVKFYLLVNWFPPVLANDTTIKFVFGPSVAFFIISIVYRKVIDQIRVEEALKERRTTQLETELKFLRSQINPHFLFNILTNLVSLARKKSDKLEESLLLLSDLMRYSVYEAPGKNTTLQKEIEYLNSYIQLQKLRFGKEVKMDYSFNLSEEENAYTIEPMLLIPFVENAFKHGIGYNKPSWIDIRLSVNEGKMTFAVSNSFEPTPAADKEENSNIGISNVKSRLNLLYKDKHTLLINDQNNTFHIILTLLFR